The nucleotide window TGGAGGATTTTGTTCTCACGTCTCGCGCTGCTTGACACCTGGATTGGGTTTTACCAGTTTACGCACTTGAACCCTGGTATGATTCATCGCTAATTCAACCACAGATGAACGCAGATAGACGCAGATGGGAAAGGGTCGCAAATCGGGCCTGGTTCACCATTTGGGAATCCATGTTCAGCAACAGCCTGCACTGAAACACTTGCCTGCCCATGCAAATCCAAAATCCGAACTCCGAACTCCGAAACAATTTCCAAATGCCAATTCGGGAATTGGAGAAACGAGACCGGAGATGCTTTGAGGTTTTGATTTCCGCGATTCGAGATTGTTTCGGATTTCGGATTTCGGATTTCGGATTTTGGCTATCGCCTCGCCGGATTTTGCTTGTCTCGGCGTTGCTTCTTCACGTGTCGCTGAGCACGGCGGCCCAGGAAGCGGGCTTCACCCGGATTTTCGACGGCGCCTCGTTGAATGGATGGACGCACATCAACAAGAGAGGACCGGGTTACCTCGCGCAGGACGGCCTTCTGGTGTGTCCGGCCAATGGCGGCGGAAATCTGTTTACGGAGAAGGAATACGAGAACTTCGTTTTCCGGTTCGAATTCAAACTGGCCGAGAACGGAAACAACGGCATCGGCATTCGGTCCCCGCTGGACGGCCGGGCCTCGTCGCTGGGGATGGAGATTCAGATCCTTCACGACGACGGGCCCGAATTCAAAGACAAGCTTCGCCCCGCCCAGTACCATGGCTCGGTCTATGACATCATTCCAGCGACGCGCGGTTCGCTGAAGCCGCCCGGCGAATGGAACAGCGAGGAAATCCTCGCCGACCGCCGCCACATCAAAGTCACGGTCAACGGCCAGGTCATCGTCGATGCGAATCTGAACGACGTTCACGATCCGGCGACGTTGCAGAAGCATCCGGGCCTGCTGCGCGAGCGCGGCCACATTGGCTTCCTAGGCCACGGCACGCACCTGGAGTTTCGGAACATTCGCATCAAGGAATTGCCCGGCCGCGTCCAGGACAACACGCCTCCGCCGGGGTTCACCGCGTTGTTCAATGGACGCACAATCGAGGGCTGGAAAGGCTTGCTCGCGCCGCCGAACGATAACCCCTCCAAGCGCGCGCAGTTGTCGGCGGCGGAGCGCGCTGCGGCTCAAGCGAAAGCTGATGAGCGAATGCGCGCGCATTGGAAAGTCGTGGACGGCGCGCTGGAATTCGACGGCCAAGGAGACAGCCTTTGCACCATGAAGGATTACGGCGACTTCGAGTTGCTGGTGGATTGGAAGATTCACGAGAACGGTGACAGCGGCATTTATTTGCGCGGCAGCCCGCAGGTGCAAATCTGGGATCCCAAGAATCCGAAATACAATCCAAAGCACGTCGGT belongs to Verrucomicrobiota bacterium and includes:
- a CDS encoding DUF1080 domain-containing protein, whose amino-acid sequence is MPIRELEKRDRRCFEVLISAIRDCFGFRISDFGFWLSPRRILLVSALLLHVSLSTAAQEAGFTRIFDGASLNGWTHINKRGPGYLAQDGLLVCPANGGGNLFTEKEYENFVFRFEFKLAENGNNGIGIRSPLDGRASSLGMEIQILHDDGPEFKDKLRPAQYHGSVYDIIPATRGSLKPPGEWNSEEILADRRHIKVTVNGQVIVDANLNDVHDPATLQKHPGLLRERGHIGFLGHGTHLEFRNIRIKELPGRVQDNTPPPGFTALFNGRTIEGWKGLLAPPNDNPSKRAQLSAAERAAAQAKADERMRAHWKVVDGALEFDGQGDSLCTMKDYGDFELLVDWKIHENGDSGIYLRGSPQVQIWDPKNPKYNPKHVGSGGLFNNQKNPSTPSKVADKPIGEWNAFRILMVGEKAHVFLNGELVVNNVTLENYWERDQPIYPTGSIELQNHGDKLYFKNIYVREIPRSRIDQ